Proteins encoded within one genomic window of Nonomuraea gerenzanensis:
- a CDS encoding RidA family protein — MKKELRTTDGAAPIGAYSQGLVVGDFVYTSGAGPLDPQTGEVVGDDVAAQTHRTMQNLGAILAAHGLGFDDVVKATVHLQHLKRDFAAFNEVYKSYFNQPYPVRTTVGSDLMDILVEIDFVAHKSA; from the coding sequence GTGAAAAAGGAGCTCCGGACCACGGACGGCGCCGCCCCCATCGGCGCCTACTCGCAGGGCCTCGTCGTGGGCGACTTCGTCTACACCTCCGGCGCGGGCCCGCTCGACCCGCAGACCGGCGAGGTCGTCGGCGACGACGTGGCCGCCCAGACCCACCGCACCATGCAGAACCTCGGCGCCATCCTGGCCGCGCACGGCCTCGGCTTCGACGACGTGGTCAAGGCCACGGTGCACCTGCAGCACCTCAAGCGTGACTTCGCCGCGTTCAACGAGGTCTACAAGTCCTACTTCAACCAGCCCTACCCCGTGCGCACCACGGTGGGGTCCGACCTGATGGACATCCTGGTGGAGATCGACTTCGTCGCGCACAAGAGCGCCTGA
- a CDS encoding helix-turn-helix transcriptional regulator: MNGLLVGRSAELTGLVRVLSAAGEGVAGVALVGGDAGIGKTRLITELAAEARERGFNVLVGQCAELGDALPYLPLADALRGAEPAVREAAAAHPMLGQLLPGTESAPSAGLTQQRLFGSLLGLLADVQPVLFVIEDLHWADRSTRDLLVFLSRMVQSERVCVVGTYRTDDLHRRHPLRSVLAELKRLPTVMSVELGPLGSGEMSDYVATLGEVDAHELGLIVTRADGNPFYAEELFAAMAEGDSLPDGLASLLMSRVEVLSEAGQRVLRAAAVAGRRVEDDLLREVSGLPLDEFEEAVREIVSRGLLKVRGHGYTFRHALLQEAVYTDLLPGERTRLHAAFARLLTSPAELAHHHLAGHDLAGALAASVEAGRQAERVGAPAEAHSHYDRALGLWDRVDDAARLAGESRVELAFRSAVMAADSGDKHRAVVQLKALPQTSEVSERLAYYLYESDDAEGAIVAAEHAVASADDEATLARAMATQARTLVWSPRHQEVEALTSRALETARAAGARDAEVGALLTLAIVVEYRGDLHRAHELVDLAMSRPSGDLAMDLRARFHHARIHYEQGLLAHAAEVADDGIKLASENGLKWSTYGTDLRFLRFLIHYVAGEWDQAEAVAAGFGARVGTAPEATLSSFALFIEVARGLPAVEARLSWLRPFWGDELVSYMSRGLAAEHALWRGDPATALDHVRAVIAAQIDGDSGNIRMAAIGLWALAELGSTEGADDLRAHARLAVEAGPTGEGVHLGPEGQAWALRVEAEWHRVHGRLDVDLWRQVVAAFDFGFVYETARSRWRLAEALLAAGDRDAAQAEWERAREVAGKLRAVPLENALLDFGRRARFTVPGGGPGHGEGGLTAREAEVLRLVAEGLTNREIAERLFIAQKTVSVHVSNILGKLEVSTRTQAVAAARRLGLLE, from the coding sequence GTGAACGGTCTTCTCGTCGGGCGATCCGCGGAGCTGACAGGCCTGGTGCGGGTGCTGTCCGCGGCCGGCGAGGGTGTGGCCGGAGTGGCGCTCGTCGGCGGTGACGCGGGGATCGGCAAGACCCGGCTGATCACCGAGCTGGCAGCCGAGGCCCGCGAGCGCGGGTTCAACGTGCTCGTCGGGCAGTGCGCCGAGCTCGGCGACGCGCTGCCGTACCTCCCGCTGGCCGACGCGCTGCGCGGCGCGGAGCCCGCCGTGCGCGAGGCCGCCGCCGCCCATCCCATGCTGGGCCAGCTCCTGCCGGGCACCGAGAGCGCGCCCTCGGCGGGGCTCACCCAGCAGCGGCTGTTCGGCTCGCTGCTCGGCCTGCTCGCCGACGTGCAGCCCGTGCTGTTCGTGATCGAGGACCTGCACTGGGCCGACCGTTCCACCCGTGACCTGCTGGTCTTCCTCAGCCGCATGGTGCAGAGCGAGCGCGTCTGCGTCGTGGGCACCTACCGCACCGACGACCTGCACCGCCGCCACCCGCTGCGCTCCGTGCTGGCCGAGCTGAAGCGCCTGCCGACCGTGATGAGCGTGGAGCTGGGGCCGCTGGGCTCCGGCGAGATGTCCGACTACGTCGCCACCCTCGGCGAGGTGGACGCCCACGAGCTCGGCCTCATCGTCACCCGCGCCGACGGCAACCCGTTCTACGCCGAGGAGCTGTTCGCGGCCATGGCCGAGGGCGACAGCCTGCCCGACGGCCTGGCCAGCCTGCTGATGTCGCGGGTCGAGGTGCTCTCGGAGGCCGGTCAGCGGGTGCTGCGGGCCGCCGCCGTGGCCGGGCGCCGGGTGGAGGACGACCTGCTGCGCGAGGTGTCGGGGCTGCCGCTCGACGAGTTCGAGGAGGCGGTCAGGGAGATCGTCTCGCGCGGGCTGCTCAAGGTGCGGGGCCACGGTTACACCTTCCGCCACGCGCTGCTGCAGGAGGCCGTCTACACCGACCTGCTGCCGGGCGAGCGCACCCGGCTGCACGCGGCCTTCGCCCGCCTGCTCACCTCCCCGGCCGAGCTGGCCCACCACCACCTCGCCGGCCACGACCTGGCCGGCGCGCTGGCCGCGTCCGTCGAGGCGGGCAGGCAGGCCGAGCGGGTCGGCGCGCCCGCCGAGGCCCACAGCCACTACGACCGGGCGCTCGGCCTGTGGGACCGGGTGGACGACGCGGCGCGGCTGGCCGGGGAGAGCCGCGTGGAGCTGGCCTTCCGCAGCGCCGTCATGGCCGCCGACAGCGGCGACAAGCACCGGGCCGTGGTGCAGCTCAAGGCGCTGCCGCAGACGTCCGAGGTGAGCGAGCGGCTCGCCTACTACCTGTACGAGTCGGACGACGCCGAAGGCGCGATCGTGGCGGCCGAGCACGCGGTGGCCAGCGCGGACGACGAGGCGACGCTCGCCCGCGCGATGGCCACCCAGGCCCGCACGCTGGTGTGGAGCCCGCGGCATCAGGAGGTCGAGGCTCTGACGAGCAGGGCGCTGGAGACGGCCCGCGCGGCCGGCGCCAGGGACGCCGAGGTGGGCGCGCTGCTCACCCTGGCCATCGTCGTGGAGTACCGCGGCGACCTGCACCGGGCGCACGAGCTGGTCGACCTGGCCATGTCCAGGCCCAGCGGCGATCTGGCCATGGACCTGCGGGCCCGCTTCCACCACGCCCGCATCCACTACGAGCAGGGGCTGCTCGCGCACGCCGCCGAGGTGGCCGACGACGGCATCAAGCTGGCCTCCGAGAACGGCCTCAAGTGGAGCACCTACGGCACCGACCTGCGGTTCCTGCGCTTCCTCATCCACTACGTGGCCGGTGAGTGGGACCAGGCCGAGGCGGTCGCGGCCGGCTTCGGCGCCAGGGTCGGCACCGCGCCGGAGGCCACCCTGTCGTCGTTCGCGCTGTTCATCGAGGTGGCGCGGGGCCTGCCCGCGGTCGAGGCCCGGCTGAGCTGGCTGCGGCCCTTCTGGGGCGACGAGCTGGTCTCGTACATGTCGAGAGGGCTGGCGGCCGAGCACGCGCTGTGGCGCGGCGACCCGGCGACGGCGCTCGACCACGTGCGGGCGGTCATCGCGGCGCAGATCGACGGCGACTCGGGCAACATCCGGATGGCCGCCATCGGGCTGTGGGCGCTGGCCGAGCTGGGCAGCACCGAGGGCGCCGACGACCTGCGCGCGCACGCCCGCCTGGCCGTCGAGGCCGGCCCCACGGGCGAGGGCGTGCACCTGGGGCCCGAGGGTCAGGCGTGGGCGCTGCGCGTGGAGGCCGAGTGGCACCGCGTGCACGGGCGGCTCGACGTGGATTTGTGGCGGCAGGTGGTGGCGGCGTTCGACTTCGGCTTCGTCTACGAGACCGCGCGCTCACGGTGGCGGCTGGCCGAGGCGCTGCTGGCCGCCGGCGACCGTGACGCGGCCCAGGCGGAGTGGGAGCGGGCCAGGGAGGTGGCGGGCAAGCTGCGTGCCGTGCCGCTGGAGAACGCGCTGCTCGACTTCGGCCGCCGCGCCCGCTTCACCGTGCCGGGGGGCGGCCCCGGGCACGGCGAGGGCGGGCTGACGGCGCGGGAGGCCGAGGTGCTGCGGCTGGTGGCCGAGGGGCTGACCAACCGCGAGATCGCGGAGCGGCTGTTCATCGCGCAGAAGACGGTGAGCGTGCACGTGTCCAACATCCTGGGCAAGCTGGAGGTCTCCACCCGCACCCAGGCGGTCGCCGCGGCCCGGCGGCTGGGGCTGCTGGAGTAG
- a CDS encoding alanine racemase — protein MPAILGQSVFDGGLEFPAMVVHRDALEHNISTMAGFVRDHGMELAPHAKTHMSAEIAAMQLAAGAWGLTVATPRQAATVRAFGTDRVLVANQVVDPAGLTWAAHELERDPGFEFLSFADSTAGIDILAAHAGSRPFRVLAELGHEGGRAGCRTLGELLDVAAHAQATPGVELAGVAGYEGGLRTAAEVRKYLDALQEAVEYVRVKSPILSVGGSQWFDVIGRELVATQARILLRSGAYVTHDDGYYRERTPFNRIDGELRPALEVWAHVLSVPEPGLAVVGMGKRDAPYDEGLPIPRRGGVTIVKMQDQHTVVRATGLQPGDLLAFGISHPCTAFDKWRVLPLVDRDYRVVGTISTNF, from the coding sequence GTGCCGGCGATCCTCGGCCAGTCGGTCTTCGACGGCGGGCTCGAATTTCCCGCCATGGTGGTGCACCGCGACGCGCTGGAGCACAACATCTCGACGATGGCGGGCTTCGTCCGCGACCACGGCATGGAGCTGGCGCCACACGCCAAGACGCACATGTCCGCCGAGATCGCCGCGATGCAGCTCGCGGCCGGCGCGTGGGGGCTGACGGTCGCCACGCCCCGCCAGGCGGCCACGGTCAGGGCGTTCGGGACGGATCGGGTCCTGGTGGCGAACCAGGTGGTCGATCCCGCCGGGCTCACCTGGGCCGCCCACGAGCTGGAGCGCGATCCGGGCTTCGAGTTCCTCAGCTTCGCCGACTCCACGGCGGGCATCGACATCCTGGCCGCGCACGCCGGCTCCCGCCCGTTCAGGGTGCTGGCGGAGCTGGGGCATGAGGGCGGGCGGGCCGGCTGCCGCACACTCGGCGAGCTGCTCGACGTGGCCGCCCACGCGCAGGCCACGCCCGGTGTCGAGCTGGCCGGGGTGGCGGGCTACGAGGGCGGGCTGCGCACGGCCGCCGAGGTGCGCAAGTATCTCGACGCGCTGCAGGAGGCCGTCGAGTACGTCCGCGTCAAGAGCCCCATCCTGTCGGTGGGCGGCAGCCAGTGGTTCGACGTGATCGGCCGCGAGCTGGTCGCCACCCAGGCCCGCATCCTGCTGCGCAGCGGCGCCTACGTCACCCACGACGACGGCTACTACCGCGAGCGCACGCCGTTCAACCGCATCGACGGCGAGCTGCGCCCGGCCCTGGAGGTGTGGGCGCACGTGCTGTCCGTGCCCGAGCCGGGGCTGGCCGTCGTCGGCATGGGCAAGCGTGACGCGCCCTACGACGAGGGCCTGCCGATCCCGCGCCGCGGCGGCGTCACGATCGTGAAGATGCAGGACCAGCACACCGTGGTCCGCGCCACCGGGCTCCAGCCCGGTGACCTGCTGGCCTTCGGCATCTCCCATCCCTGCACGGCCTTCGACAAGTGGCGCGTGCTGCCGCTGGTGGACCGCGACTACCGTGTCGTTGGCACGATAAGCACGAATTTCTAG
- a CDS encoding LysE family translocator, whose product MISPATFALFLTTSIVLVLIPGPNHLYITARGLSQGRAAGLVSALGVELGTLVHVAAAAAGLSYVIAQSATLYTIIKWAGVAYLGYLAVRAFTSKQAEAGRPEPQPLRKVFAEGVLVNVFNPKTLLFFLALLPQFVRPESGSPALQVVVYGLTLMLLGLISDLAYAFAAGALGRRLTRAARSLRYTSGFVYLGLGVLTAFTGRQ is encoded by the coding sequence GTGATATCCCCCGCCACCTTCGCTCTCTTCCTCACAACCTCGATCGTCCTGGTCCTCATCCCGGGGCCGAACCACCTCTACATCACCGCCAGGGGCCTGTCCCAGGGCCGGGCGGCGGGCCTCGTCAGCGCGCTGGGCGTGGAGCTCGGCACGCTGGTGCACGTCGCGGCCGCCGCCGCGGGCCTGTCATACGTGATCGCGCAGTCCGCCACGCTCTACACGATCATCAAGTGGGCCGGCGTCGCCTACCTCGGCTACCTGGCGGTCCGCGCGTTCACCAGCAAGCAGGCGGAGGCGGGGCGGCCAGAGCCGCAGCCGCTGCGCAAGGTGTTCGCCGAAGGGGTGCTGGTCAACGTGTTCAACCCCAAGACCCTGCTGTTCTTCCTGGCGTTGCTGCCGCAGTTCGTGCGGCCCGAGTCGGGCTCGCCCGCGCTGCAGGTGGTGGTGTACGGCCTCACGCTGATGCTCCTGGGGCTGATCTCCGACCTCGCGTACGCGTTCGCGGCCGGCGCCCTGGGCCGGCGCCTCACCCGCGCGGCCAGGAGCCTGCGGTACACGAGCGGCTTCGTCTACCTCGGGCTCGGCGTGCTCACGGCGTTCACCGGGAGACAATGA
- a CDS encoding DUF4153 domain-containing protein, whose translation MNPLDFLGRIKVKLGIVIVLAVGTAFVVNEVGINSGFSREVRIAVAVVLALIMVQVLAMGMTKPLRQMARAAQTIAKGSYTLRVSATSRDEVGELARAFNAMAADLGEVDRQRRELVANVSHELRTPITGLRAVLENVVDGVSAADPVTMRTALAQTERLGRLVAQLLDLSRLDSGARHLEAEAVELAPLIEQAVLEASLAREDVVIRPSVPADLVVLADPDLLAQVLANLLDNAVRHSPSDGVVSVLGAASGAGVRIVVADQGAGIPASARGRVFERFSRLDAGRAADAGGAGLGLAIVKEIVELHGGVIGIDDCAGCRMVVELPGRTTMADGGGAAVPGAVVSGAAVSGVEAASGAPGAVGAPGERVGAQPVSGEGAVAAPVTTVSAGVAPATTVSAGVAPATTVSGTTEPATTTSGTAAPVAMASGAPGERVGAQPVSGEAAVAAAAPGGSGVAGWPVGAGVPADAVAATTSGLATAGATAGGATAGGAMASGPTASGPAASGMALGTPTATGVPGTAGAPAGPGGPGMGAPGAGGYGQPPQPPTPGTSLARMFGGGIIGLLAGLLVGMFAAVMASVVMGDGMGLVALAGCTVLLTVVGATLGAGSGRRAAAAQYQAQYQAAQYQAAAPHRGQAGTPVPPYVPPPLFPRPDLPDPPRWLLPAAAGAGVFAAVALPEAQVGLGIVLVAMVLGAAALPAVLRRMTPWTVAFGAMAYWLIAMAAVRDADWLVAILLVAGAGLGALAVSGAGTGWLGVIRGGISVLLALGPVPWFLAQPLRRLTARRRVMPMVAALGITAVLLLVFGLLFSSADAVFASYVERLTTAPDWAESAPVRIFLFGLFAVLLAAVVLVALRPVVDPVGPETKFRVSTSVWLLPLTAVNLLFASFVAVQITALFGGNTWVLKTAGLTYAEYARQGFFQLVVVSVFVLGIVAVAAGLLKVERRERWLLAVLLGVLCGLTMVVLASALHRMNLYTDAYGLSRLRLSVQATVWWLGALFALVLLGGAARLMGRGSAWLPRTIVLVTGLSLGVFALVNPDLRVAQTQVEVRGPAKMDSDYLGDLGAEAVPALDRLPEPQRSCVLSAVVAANGLDRPDPWNGWNLARSMARDVLAERPVRAQSDCPRVASRVTD comes from the coding sequence ATGAACCCCCTCGACTTCCTGGGCCGGATCAAGGTCAAGCTCGGCATCGTCATCGTGCTGGCGGTGGGCACCGCGTTCGTGGTCAACGAGGTCGGCATCAACTCCGGCTTCTCCCGCGAGGTGCGCATCGCGGTCGCCGTCGTCCTGGCGCTGATCATGGTGCAGGTGCTGGCCATGGGCATGACCAAACCGCTGCGTCAGATGGCCCGCGCCGCCCAGACCATCGCCAAGGGCAGCTACACCCTGCGCGTCAGCGCCACCTCCCGCGACGAGGTGGGCGAGCTGGCCAGGGCGTTCAACGCGATGGCGGCCGACCTCGGCGAGGTGGACCGGCAGCGGCGCGAGCTCGTCGCGAACGTCAGCCACGAGCTGCGCACCCCCATCACGGGGCTGCGCGCCGTCCTGGAGAACGTCGTGGACGGCGTCTCCGCGGCCGACCCCGTCACCATGCGCACCGCGCTCGCCCAGACCGAGCGGCTCGGCCGCCTCGTCGCCCAGCTCCTCGACCTGTCCCGGCTCGACTCCGGCGCGCGCCATCTGGAGGCTGAGGCCGTGGAGCTGGCGCCGTTGATCGAGCAGGCGGTGCTGGAGGCGTCTTTGGCGCGCGAGGACGTGGTGATCCGGCCGTCGGTCCCCGCCGACCTCGTGGTCCTCGCCGACCCCGACCTGCTGGCCCAGGTCCTGGCCAACCTGCTCGACAACGCTGTCCGGCACAGTCCTTCCGACGGGGTGGTGAGTGTTCTGGGTGCGGCTTCGGGGGCGGGGGTGCGGATCGTCGTGGCCGATCAGGGGGCGGGGATCCCGGCGTCGGCTCGGGGGCGGGTCTTCGAGCGGTTCTCGCGGCTGGATGCGGGGCGGGCGGCGGATGCCGGTGGGGCCGGGTTGGGGCTGGCCATCGTGAAGGAGATCGTCGAGCTGCATGGTGGGGTCATTGGGATCGATGACTGTGCGGGGTGCCGGATGGTCGTCGAGCTACCGGGAAGGACGACGATGGCTGATGGGGGTGGCGCTGCCGTGCCTGGCGCGGTGGTGAGCGGTGCTGCGGTGAGTGGCGTCGAGGCGGCAAGCGGCGCGCCCGGGGCGGTCGGGGCGCCCGGTGAGCGCGTTGGGGCGCAGCCGGTGTCCGGCGAGGGCGCCGTTGCGGCGCCCGTTACTACGGTGAGCGCCGGTGTGGCGCCCGCTACCACGGTGAGCGCCGGTGTGGCGCCCGCTACCACGGTGAGCGGCACTACGGAGCCCGCTACCACGACGAGCGGCACTGCGGCGCCCGTCGCCATGGCGAGCGGCGCGCCCGGTGAGCGCGTTGGGGCGCAGCCGGTGTCCGGCGAGGCTGCCGTGGCTGCGGCGGCGCCTGGCGGGAGCGGTGTGGCGGGGTGGCCGGTCGGCGCCGGCGTCCCGGCCGATGCGGTGGCCGCCACCACGAGCGGCCTCGCAACGGCCGGTGCCACAGCAGGCGGCGCCACAGCAGGCGGCGCCATGGCGAGCGGCCCCACGGCGAGCGGCCCCGCAGCGAGCGGCATGGCACTGGGCACTCCCACAGCGACGGGCGTCCCAGGCACGGCCGGCGCCCCAGCGGGACCAGGCGGCCCCGGGATGGGCGCGCCGGGCGCGGGTGGTTACGGGCAGCCGCCCCAACCCCCCACCCCCGGCACCAGCCTGGCCAGGATGTTCGGCGGCGGGATCATCGGCCTCCTGGCAGGCCTCCTGGTGGGGATGTTCGCCGCCGTGATGGCCAGCGTCGTCATGGGCGACGGGATGGGTCTGGTGGCCCTGGCAGGCTGCACCGTGCTCCTGACAGTCGTGGGAGCCACGCTGGGCGCAGGTTCGGGCCGCAGAGCAGCAGCGGCGCAATACCAGGCGCAATACCAGGCGGCGCAGTACCAGGCGGCGGCCCCGCATCGCGGCCAGGCTGGAACACCGGTACCGCCCTACGTGCCACCCCCGCTGTTCCCCCGCCCCGATCTCCCCGACCCGCCGAGGTGGCTGCTGCCCGCAGCCGCGGGAGCCGGGGTGTTCGCGGCGGTGGCGTTGCCCGAGGCGCAGGTGGGGCTCGGGATCGTGCTGGTCGCGATGGTGCTGGGCGCGGCGGCGCTGCCGGCCGTGTTGCGGCGGATGACGCCGTGGACGGTGGCGTTCGGCGCGATGGCGTACTGGCTGATCGCGATGGCGGCGGTGCGCGACGCGGACTGGCTGGTCGCGATCCTGCTCGTGGCGGGGGCAGGGCTGGGCGCGCTGGCCGTCTCGGGTGCGGGCACCGGCTGGCTGGGCGTGATCAGGGGCGGCATCTCGGTGTTGCTGGCGCTCGGGCCGGTGCCGTGGTTCCTGGCGCAGCCGCTCAGGCGGCTGACGGCCAGGCGGCGGGTGATGCCGATGGTGGCCGCGCTGGGCATCACGGCGGTGCTGCTGCTGGTGTTCGGGTTGCTGTTCTCGTCGGCGGACGCGGTGTTCGCCTCGTACGTGGAGCGTCTGACGACCGCCCCCGACTGGGCCGAGTCGGCACCGGTGCGGATCTTCCTGTTCGGGCTGTTCGCGGTGCTGCTGGCCGCCGTGGTGCTGGTCGCGCTGCGGCCCGTGGTGGACCCGGTGGGGCCGGAGACGAAGTTCAGGGTGAGCACGAGTGTCTGGCTGCTGCCGCTGACGGCGGTGAACCTGCTGTTCGCCTCGTTCGTGGCGGTGCAGATCACGGCGCTGTTCGGCGGGAACACCTGGGTGCTGAAGACGGCAGGGCTCACCTACGCCGAGTACGCCAGGCAGGGCTTCTTCCAGCTCGTGGTGGTCAGCGTGTTCGTGCTGGGCATCGTGGCGGTGGCCGCCGGGCTGCTGAAGGTGGAGCGGCGCGAGCGCTGGCTGCTGGCGGTGCTGCTGGGCGTGCTGTGCGGGCTGACCATGGTGGTGCTGGCCTCGGCCCTGCACCGGATGAACCTCTACACCGACGCCTACGGCCTGTCCCGGCTGCGGCTGTCGGTGCAGGCCACGGTGTGGTGGCTGGGCGCGCTGTTCGCGCTGGTGCTGCTGGGGGGCGCGGCGCGGCTGATGGGCCGCGGCTCCGCCTGGCTGCCCCGGACGATCGTGCTGGTCACCGGGCTCAGCCTGGGCGTGTTCGCGCTGGTCAACCCCGATCTGCGGGTCGCGCAGACGCAGGTGGAGGTGCGCGGGCCGGCCAAGATGGACTCCGACTACCTCGGCGACCTGGGCGCGGAGGCGGTGCCCGCCCTCGACCGGCTGCCCGAGCCGCAGCGCAGTTGCGTGCTCTCGGCCGTGGTGGCGGCCAACGGGCTGGACCGCCCCGACCCGTGGAACGGCTGGAACCTGGCCCGCTCCATGGCCCGCGACGTGCTGGCCGAGCGGCCCGTGCGCGCGCAGTCCGACTGTCCGAGGGTGGCGAGCAGGGTGACTGATTAA
- a CDS encoding N-acyl-D-amino-acid deacylase family protein produces MTFDIVISGGRVLDGTGAPPYRADLGIAGDRIAAVGRLDGARAGTVIDAAGRFVAPGFVDCHAHGDAAVFDAGVQRAALRQGVTTFVLGQDGLSFAPGSAATVAYASRYFAAVNGALVDGPLTVADLLAGYDRAVALNTAYLLPHGTIRYDVMGPSPERAGPGEVAGMLRHVERGLSEGAVGLSSGLEYLPGRYADAEELAALCAPLGGLPYVTHMRAYGERAGVGMAEVVEIAERSGAAVHVSHLHGPAGVLLPLVEDALGKGVDLTFDTYPYLRGNTILAMVALPPSVPGADTGAALEMIASDALDDWWPAQGALWPRLTISHAPGLEWAEGLTVVAAAERAGAEPAAFCRRLLTETRMEAGVVIARPDEGPQGEESVRRMLRHPSQTGGSDGIYVGGHPHPRGFGAFARFLGRHVRELGDWTWEQAAVHLAAHPARRFGLADRGLLRRGFAADVVVFDPATVGDLATYPAPRTLAEGVDDVLVSGVPVLAGGELTGATPGRAVRPS; encoded by the coding sequence GTGACCTTCGACATAGTGATCAGCGGTGGGCGGGTGCTCGACGGCACGGGCGCGCCGCCGTACCGGGCGGACCTGGGGATCGCGGGCGACAGGATCGCGGCCGTCGGCAGGCTCGACGGCGCGCGGGCGGGCACGGTGATCGACGCGGCGGGCAGGTTCGTCGCGCCGGGTTTCGTGGACTGTCACGCGCACGGCGACGCGGCGGTGTTCGACGCGGGCGTGCAGCGCGCGGCGCTGCGGCAGGGGGTCACGACATTCGTGCTGGGGCAGGACGGGCTGTCGTTCGCGCCGGGCTCCGCCGCGACCGTGGCCTACGCCTCGCGGTACTTCGCGGCGGTCAACGGCGCCCTGGTGGACGGGCCGCTGACCGTCGCCGACCTGCTGGCCGGCTACGACAGGGCGGTGGCGCTGAACACGGCGTACCTGCTGCCGCACGGCACGATCCGGTACGACGTCATGGGCCCCTCGCCGGAGCGGGCGGGCCCCGGCGAGGTGGCGGGCATGCTGCGGCACGTCGAGCGCGGCCTGTCCGAGGGCGCGGTCGGGTTGTCGAGCGGGCTGGAGTACCTGCCCGGCCGCTATGCCGACGCCGAGGAGCTGGCCGCCCTGTGCGCGCCGCTCGGCGGCCTGCCGTACGTCACCCACATGCGGGCCTACGGCGAGCGGGCCGGCGTCGGGATGGCCGAGGTGGTGGAGATCGCGGAGCGCTCGGGCGCGGCCGTGCACGTCTCGCACCTGCACGGGCCGGCGGGCGTGCTGCTGCCGCTGGTCGAGGACGCCCTGGGCAAGGGCGTGGACCTGACCTTCGACACCTACCCCTACCTGCGCGGCAACACGATCCTGGCGATGGTCGCGCTGCCGCCGTCCGTGCCGGGCGCCGACACCGGCGCCGCGCTGGAGATGATCGCCTCCGACGCGCTGGACGACTGGTGGCCTGCCCAGGGCGCGCTGTGGCCCCGGCTGACCATCTCGCACGCGCCCGGCCTGGAGTGGGCCGAGGGGCTGACCGTGGTGGCCGCGGCCGAGCGGGCGGGGGCCGAGCCGGCCGCCTTCTGCCGCCGGTTGCTGACGGAGACGCGGATGGAGGCGGGGGTCGTCATCGCCCGTCCCGACGAGGGGCCGCAGGGCGAGGAGTCCGTACGCCGGATGCTCCGCCACCCCTCCCAGACCGGCGGCTCCGACGGCATCTACGTGGGCGGCCACCCGCACCCGCGTGGGTTCGGCGCGTTCGCCAGGTTCCTCGGCAGGCATGTCAGGGAGCTGGGCGACTGGACCTGGGAGCAGGCGGCCGTGCACCTGGCCGCGCATCCCGCCAGGCGCTTCGGGCTGGCCGACCGGGGGCTGCTGCGGCGCGGTTTCGCCGCCGACGTGGTGGTGTTCGACCCGGCCACGGTGGGCGACCTGGCCACCTATCCCGCGCCGCGCACGCTCGCGGAGGGGGTGGACGACGTGCTCGTGTCCGGCGTGCCCGTGCTGGCAGGGGGCGAGCTGACGGGTGCCACTCCGGGGCGCGCGGTACGGCCCTCGTGA
- a CDS encoding TetR/AcrR family transcriptional regulator: MAPRKQQEIFDATLRLVAEKGYDGLTVEGVAERSGVNKTTIYRWWPSKAALLGAALVESDVLGFDAPDTGSLRGDLVALVEGVVRLLTEPPGSDIAVAALGAAVRHPELDARRFFADRFAREREIFERAAGRGELAASVDPMLVVDLLAGAVWMRAVFRGLRPGDDFATDAVSALLDGI; encoded by the coding sequence ATGGCGCCGAGGAAGCAGCAGGAGATCTTCGATGCGACGTTGCGGCTGGTCGCCGAGAAGGGCTACGACGGGCTGACCGTCGAGGGGGTCGCCGAGCGCTCGGGCGTCAACAAGACGACGATCTACCGGTGGTGGCCGTCGAAGGCGGCGCTGCTGGGGGCGGCCCTGGTCGAGTCCGACGTGCTCGGCTTCGACGCCCCCGACACCGGGAGCCTGCGCGGCGACCTGGTGGCGCTGGTCGAGGGCGTGGTGCGGCTGCTCACCGAGCCGCCCGGCAGCGACATCGCGGTGGCCGCGCTCGGCGCCGCCGTCCGCCATCCCGAGCTGGACGCGCGGCGGTTCTTCGCCGACCGGTTCGCCAGGGAGCGGGAGATCTTCGAACGCGCGGCCGGCAGGGGCGAGCTGGCGGCGTCGGTGGACCCGATGCTGGTCGTCGACCTGCTGGCCGGGGCCGTGTGGATGCGGGCGGTCTTCCGCGGGCTGCGACCGGGTGACGACTTCGCCACCGACGCGGTCTCGGCCCTCCTCGACGGCATCTGA